CATcgtcatgtggtggcgttgataacagaaagacaaaagggaacatgcactaatcggtctttgtcccgattgctgagtgttatgtgctttatgtccaagatttgatgcaaaactactatcgaacCGAGGGTCTCACTGAAAGCATCCTCTACATCTTACCCtactcagaccctaccttagctttgctattggtgggatttactgagtatgatgatgatgatgatttagtacatataattagatttattcaacccgtataatacacgaggtttataaggatataattttttttattatttagtttataaaattacatttatccaacctgAGTAATATACAAggttaaaaaaattacatttatttaacctgtgtaatacacagtgtttttaaagatattttttttattatttagtatatataattagatttattcaacacgtacaAATCAcgagtttttattatttggtatataaaattacatttattcggtACAATACATGAGATTCTTAGAgatataattttaatatataaaattatattaaagaataatatataaaattatataaaattataaaattacatttgttcaacccgtgtaataaacgagatttttaaagaataatttttttaatttagtatataaaattacatttattcaacacgtgtaatacacggggttataacctagtatgtTTATAAATGTATATCTAGATTATCTCTCTCACACTCTCTAGATCAAAGACAATGGCTCTGACGGAAGCCGAGGACTTGCGGGTTAGTTCAGAAGTGTATGAAGCTTTGACAAGAGGGGAGGAAGCTAAAGTTATCGAGATATGCGCAGGCATTCCCAAGGGCCCATTACATACACCTACAATACATGATGACACCGTTTTAAGTTTGGCTACCAACCTCAAGAAAAACGACCTAGCATTACAACTCCTAGATATGGTGCCAATGTGTGACTCCCACAAACTCACGTGGCAAAACAGTGGTGGACACACCATGCTTCACGAGACTGGACTCAACAACAAAACAGTAGAGGCTGCAGCCGAGATGCTAGCCAGGGCCCCTATGTTGCTCGGCATGACTAATAGACTCGGCGAGACTGCTTTGTTCACTGCTGCTTCAAATGGCAAGACCAAGATTTTTAACTTACTTCATCGCCAAGTGTGTCGAACCACACAGGGTCCCGATTTGAAAACGTTTCTTCAAAGGGATGATAAATCTACCATACTTCATAGAGCAATTCTTAGTAGAAACTACTGTAAGCATATTTGTTCACACGCAATGGTGTTCATGATTCGGTTTAAAACCATGAAATTGTTCCAACAGGTCCCTTTTTGGTTTCACGctggttcttttttttttttcggttGGTCGGCTTTAAAATTTTCAAACCATAGCGAATGATATAATTTGTGGTTTGTAAGGAAAGCCAACCACATAAAACCGGACCAATATTAAttctttatgtatatatattggtTGGTGGCAGTTCTAGCTTTTTTAGATAATCAGGATTGTTATTTAGATAATCTGCATTCAAAATTGACAATTAGTATTGGGGtaacttgtttttatttttatctaaCAACCTAAACTGTCAATTCATACTGACCCGATCAAACCGTAAGTAATGGTTCATTTTTAAATTTCAACAGTTTGGATTTGGTTTCCAATATCAAAAAGGTTACTAACAGTTTGGCTCACGGTTTTACATAAAAAAACTGTTTAAAACGGATGTGAACACCCCTAACCACACAAGTTGGCTTCATTGTGACTCTAACATATACTTTTTATATCATGCATCTCTTTTAACAGTTCTGGCTCACGAGATAGCCTCCAAGCACCCGCATTTGATGAACGAGAAGGATGGTGACGAGATGACACCTCTTCAGCTTCTTTCGTGCAGCCCACCAGTATTCGGTCCTAAAACTTTTTTCAAGTGCATGATATACAAGTGTACGATGATGCGAACACTATACTTCTACTTGATCACTTTtcctatttttttctttttataattaagTTATTTCAAAAGGAGTAATGAAAACTCGGGTCTTTTGGGATTTGAGAAATGGGTTAATGTTAGTCGCTATTTAAGATAACGAATATAGCTTCTTGAAAATTGAAATTTATGATCTGCAATATTTAGATGAGTGATAGATTAGTTTTGccctttctttttgtttttgaattaCTACATATCTTAGATATTGAGTTCAACTAATTAAGATAAAGTGGTTTCATATATTGGCAGGTTTAAGACACATAAGTCGGGATAGCGACAAACCCataattgaaaatgaaaaaaaaatctatGGTTCTCTAATCTACTCATAGTTGTAGTTGTTGAAAACTTCAAGGATAAAAGACTTATTAAATTTGAAAGTTTCTTGTCTTAGTGATTGATGTAGATTTTGAAGATACCAACAAAATATTTCCCTGGCTAAAAAAACTGAAGAAAGAAAAGCATAGATGTGAATGGGCATTGAAGCTTGTTAAGGTGTTGGTAAAAGCTGACATGTCATGGCAAATGACTGAATCTTGGATAAAGAAGGGAAGATCAACTGTCCATCTCTATGGAAGGCGTAAATCCATAGCTGAAAATGAACAAATGACGGGTGATATGTATAAGCCCGACACACCACTATTATTAGCAACCATACATGGTTGTACCGAGATTGTTGAGGAAATAGTTAAAGTGTATCCTCAGGCAATTGAGCATATTGACCATGAGGGGCGTAACATTTTAAGTCTAGCGATCTTGCATCGACGTATTGAAATTATCGATCTTGTTGATCGGTTGAACATTCAAAAGACGAGGGTGAGAAGAAACATTGACAACTATGGGAACACCTTGCTTCATCTAGTTGGCGAAAAAGTTGATAATCCTACAGAGGACCTAAAAGGTCCTGCTCTAGTACTACAAGAGGATGCACTTTTGTTTAAGGTCAGTTCAACTTTCTAACACATACTCATTACATTTATTAGAAGGTGGCAATTTCAACCATTTGTGTTCTATTTATTTCTAGTTCTCTTGTCAAATGAATATAATCCAAATAGTGGTAGATGCCTATTGCTTAAACTTCCTACTTTTCGTGGTTTGCAGAGAGTAAAGGAGACATGTATAACCTTAGATACCATGAGGTTAAACTCCAAAGGGAAGACTGCAGAACAAGTATTCTTCGAGAGTAATAACAAACTCCGAGCCGAAGCCAAAGAATGGATGAGTGAGAATGCGAAAAACTGCTCCATTGTCGCGGTACTCATTGCCACAGTCGCTTTCGCTGCAGCTTACACTGTGCCAGGAGGGCCAGACTCAAAAACGGGCCATCCTGTTCTCAAGAACCAACCTCTCTTTCTCATATTTACCATCGCCGATGCCATTTCACTATCATCAAGTTTAACATCAGTTATCATATTTCTCAACATCGTCACATCCTCGTTCCATTTTAAGGAttttgagaaatctttatttcaaaaGTTACATTTAGGACTTACACTCCTGATCATCTCTGTGGCAATGATGATGGTGGCATTTGCAGCCACACTTATTTTAACCATAAGCAGTGGAAGGAAATGGACTGATATCACTTTATATAGTGTTTCATTCTTCCCTGTACTAATATTTGTGTTCACATATATAAAGTTTTACAAGCAACTTGGTGGGGCTATTTACCACGCGTTCAAGCAGATGGCAGAAGCAACACTCTCACATTACCATAACCCCAGACTTGAAGGTTGGTGTTACAATCGTCATTCTCGACGTCAAACCGTAGGGTCTGTTTAGTTGGTATTTTGAGAGAATAATATGCCATGGTTGAAGGAAAAACATGTTGGTATTGTGTGATATGTTTCATGTCGAATCTAACCTTGCTTAGGATAAGACTACCCAGAGTTAACTGGTTAATAAGTAAAATCATGTCAATGTGATTAAGAGTTTTCTTTGAATTTGAGATTAATTATGTGAAAGTAACTTTGGAAAAAAATGTTTGAACTCGAGGCCTAAAGGTTGTTTTGGCACCCCATCTAGAGAATATATGTTTTTATTAACGTATATACTCGTCCCGTTTAAATAGTCAGCTACACGatcttaggatccgaccaaacacatatttgtgaccatagttgtatagggaataacttactgaggttataccttatggtcactttgtttggttagttatttgaTAAGTTGTTTATATGCcctttaaaaatgaccaaaatgccctttttgtgcATAAAATCATTTTAAGAATTTGTAATCAAACTTTTAACATCTAAACTgttgtaataatatttttaaacatgtttgggCATCTAAGACTTATCATAGCTAATATCTAACCATCCGAACACGTATTTATGCaaatgacacgttaaagtagcgtaaactactttaacgggtcataacgggtcaaaagcacttaggattactttcaaatcagaatgtagacATTTTTAACCatttcatatgagttccaatgctcatttggtttacaagacctcattctatcctatcccCCAATTTAGGTCCCGATTCATTAACAATTTAACATAGTCATccgatactaggtgccacttgattccttgttCCTTCAAGCATTGTTTGATCTTTACTACAAGaattaagcaatctcaagtgagtacatagtcctcTCTTTTACTTTTTGAAAATATTTTGGGGGTGAAACACTTATGCCTATtgttattttcatgttttcatgacatatacatgctatgttcatctagtacacatatagtacatgatttcaaataTGTTTTGCTTCGTATGTTGACTTAACATGCCTAGCACATTCATTTCAAGGATCCATTTTGCTtcatatgttgacttagcatatcTAGCACCTTGATTTCATGAACACTTTACTTAGTATGTTGActttgcatacttagtacatggtttacAAAGACATTTTGCATGACATGATTACATTGATTATGACATTTTGGTATGTTGAATGAGACAAGATACATTCACTAACATTATCCCGCCGACCGGTAGTATTATATGGTACCATAGGTTTCATAAGCTCATTCCCGCTCCTAATTTGTTTAGAAGTATCCATtggggaatgacagaatccgacgaACATTTGATAAACCTTTGTCTTTATAAgggttatgtcacacccccaaaatccacctgcggagtatcaccgcttgggagcgtgactgaccaggatcaagccaccaatcatatagaacgacgtaaatagtaaaagtaattgtcatttaaccaaaccaatccatatgaatggtgttcaaaacataagtgtaataacaaagtttagcggaagcaattgagtaaaagcccaacataaataaagtatgtaaagtcatagtgtttaatcaaagcattcacgctccttgtccacaacgaccgtgtctcccagtgcaagctccatgtatacctaacgacctgcaaggcatgtaacagagagtcaacaactagttgagcgagttcacagtaagtaagttcgtaatagcaagtttgtttcgtaacatgtggctttactgggccgatagtatgttctattggtgggggcttcccataattgcatatacactagactatttgtaaccataagtgttcttcttaatccgagaacagtagtacgtacaaggtttacgtaggttttacgtaagtgtccttcacaaaccgaggacagtggtacgcgggggtttacgtaggttttacgtaagtgcctgatacaaccgaggcagtagtgagtataagttcacgtaggttttacgtgagtgtccttcgcaacctgaggacagtgatgagtacaggtatacgtaggttttacgtacgtgtcctgcgcatccgaggacgatggtagatagtctagtaacagtgtaagtacaggtatctattcaatctcattccttcaatcccattcccaaaccccgggaatcccatgccttggtaagagtgtgaactcaccttggtttgctcggtatgttattgcttctagtgtaaataaatgattaggtccgttacacacgacctagggtacattgcacataaactcgatgtaagtgtttatattcgattagggtttacaagtccttAGTATCCAAtcaactgtgttccgtgtgataattgtttacCGAATGACATGCCAAAGATTGCACAGTAACATACATACAGTGGTGACAGGATAATTGTTTTTCATTCGACATTTACTTGGTTCTGTCAACAACTCAACAAATTCGGACTGTATAAACATTGACAAAGCTCAGACTACACAAGCATCATGAAATTCGGACAAGTGCATCAagcataaaactcagacaagcaaCCCCtagtgaaactcggaccataacaTAAGCATAAACTCGGACATATGCTTTCCTTAATCACAAGTTCGGACAAGGCTTTACCTTGTCAAAAATTCGGACCCTACCTagccacaaaactcggaccatattgCCCTTAACAAAAGTTGGACCCTTATGTTCTTCTCTCAAAAATTCGGACATACATAAACATCACAAAGGTCGGACCCTAGCAACATCATAAAAGTCGGATCCCCCCCTTAACATTCAAAAAAGTCGGACCAAGTCCCTTTaacatataaaagtcggaccaagtccCTTGTACAAACTCGGACCAACCAAATCAATGAAACATCGGACCATTACAATTTAAATGAAATTCGGACTCAAGGGTTCTTGGTGATAAAATTCGGACTTCATGTCTCCTTAATAAAAATTCGGACATATCATGTATATtatttaaaagtcggaccatattgtgtttaatcaaaactcagacttttcaacatgcgtgaattccaaaAATCAATTCAcagaatcaatggaacagttacgtttgcagaagactacgatcaaaaccctaatcttcatactttggcaatgctgtaatcaaatcaaaatcaaacaattctaacatatcatgcatcttaacgtcaggcaaatgattacacaactaatcataaccatttcacaataatcagaatcaataaacacagaaccattacatgtagaactagggttttgcatgaatcacatagtcaaagattaacaacaagaaatcattgaacaattaccttggattgattctagatggattgaaagatcaagattgatgcaagagaacttgtgcCAATGAGAAAGAAGATGATTGCAAGAGAGGGTTGTAGAGAAATCTTGAAGATACGTATGATGATTTGTGAAATGATTTGTgagggaggttagggttaagagttactaatcatttcactaactactctactcacccctaagtatcatcttttacataaagcacacccatcacaatataatttacagtttcatcaccaagttcatgtatttgccaaatctttcgtaaataacacataaccatgcacaatcacaatatactttatcaaatcaaaacgtatataGTTACAAAGCAACAAATTGTATAagtaacaactaaacaaacagttaacgtgcaataaatgcgaaagtggaatctcttcggaaactcgagttgccacattatccccaacttgaaagaaatttcgtcccgaaatttagcatgcggttactgaggaagctaggtaagttgcatcgtttactggttttcctgaggtgtcacatcatccccccgttgatttggaatttcgtcccgaaattctgtagtagcttcagcctcagtagtagttgcattgttctgaaataactggggatatttgagttccatttggtcttctcgttcccaggtatactctgggccacgacgggagttccaacgaactcgtacaagaggtattctggtgttcttgaggaccttgacatcccggtccgtgatttcaacaggttcctcgacgaaatgcaactgttcgttgatagtgagttccttcaaaggaactatgagggtctcatctgacagacacttcttcagattcgacacgtgaaatacgttgtgaactgcaccgagttcagctggtagattcagtttgtaggccactttgcctattctttcaatgatctcgaacggtccaacgtaccgcggattgagcttgccccgtttaccaaaacgaaccacacccttccagggtgagaccttgagtagcactcgatccccaacttgaaactcgagtggctttctgcgcttatcagcgtaacttttctgacggtcacgacctgccgccatgcgttgtcgtatctgtgcaatccgttcagtagcatcaactaccatttctggacctttgatttgactatcccccacctatgcccaacagagaggtgaccggcatttacgtccgtacaatgcctcaaatggagcggcttgtatgctggtgtggtaactattattgtacgagaactccactaacgggagatgtttttcccagctgttgccgaaatcgataacacacgcccgaagcatgtcttctagagtttggatagtgcgttcagactgcccatctgtctgagggtggtaagctgtgctcatgtctaatcgagagccaaaagatttgtgcattgcctgccatagttctgaagtgatcgtgcatcccgatccgaaataatagaggttggcactccgtacctcgaaacaacttccttcaagtagacgtctgctaaggtagagaacttatccgtttctttgatagccaagaaatgagcagactttgtgagtcgatctacgatcatccaaatagtatcattcccacgctgggatctaggcaggccagtaacgaaatccatggaaatttcttcccatttccactgtggtatcttgggttgctgaaataggcctgagggtttctggtactccgtcttgaccctcgcacaggtcaaacacttaccgacgtaagttgctatgtgggccttcatgctaggccaccaatatgtagttctgagatcgtgatacattttatccgaacctggatgtaccgagtagcgagacttgtgagcttcatccattacaagttctcgtaaaccgccatatagtgggacccaaatacgccccgttacgtagtaggcgccgtcttccttctgttctaatcgttgccttgagccgcgtagggcttcagccctgacgttttctggtttcaatgcttctacctgagcatctcgtatctgtgcaggaagactggactgaatagtaagctgcagtgctcgcacgcgcctcggtaaagtatcttttcgactaagggcgtcagccacaacattggctatgcctggatggtacttgatggcacattcgtaatcgttcagtagctccacccatcgacgttgccgcatgttcaattccttctgcttgaagatatgctcgagactcctatgatcggtgtagatagtgcacttggtaccgtacaggtagtgtcaccatatcttaagcgcgaaaacaacagttcccagctctaaatcgtgcgtcgtgtaatttcgttcatgaactttaagttggcgcgaggcgtaagcaatgactttatctcTTTGCATCagtacacaaccaagaccctgaatcgacgcgtcgcaatagaccacaaaatcatccgtgccctctggcaatgagaggatatgTGCGCTacatagcctatcctttaggtaccgaaaagccgtttcttgtgtattaccccaacgataggtaacacccttctgtgtcagcaaaGTAAGCGGCcgtgcgatcttggagaaatctttgatgaaccgtctgtaataacccgccaaacccaagaattggcatatttccgttggtgtacgcggtgcaggccagttcctgatcgagtctaccttggatggatcaacatgaatcccatccttgtttatcacatggcctagaaagtggacttcacgaagtcaaaagtcgcattttgaaaacttggcatacagttgttcctttcgaagaagttccaagataagtcgtaagtgctgctcgtgctcctcctgactcttggagtagatcagaatgtcgtcgatgaaaacaatcacgaacttttctagatagggtttgcacaccctgttcataagatccatgaaaactgcaggcgcgttcgttagcccgaacggcatgactagaaactcgtagtggccgtagcgagttctgaatgctgtcttggagacgtcctcatcctggactctgagctgatgataccctgacctcagatcaatcttggagtagtagctcgacccttgcaattggtcgaataagtcgtcaatacgggGAAGATGATAgtggttcttcactgtgaccttgttcagttcgcggtaatcaatgcacatcctgaaagtgccatccttctttttcacgaataacactggagctctccagggcgaagagctaggacggttaaaacccttatccaagagctcttgtagttgcttagacaattcttccaattcagttggagctaaacaatacggtgcgcgagctataggtgctactccaggagctagttcaatctgaaactcgacctggcgatgaggcggtagcccaggtaaatcttcaggaaacacttgaggaaaatcgcgtacaactgggatatcctctactcttttctctttcgttgatgcatcagtaactagtgccaaaatggcagtgtgaccctttcgcaaacatttctgggccttcaggaaagagatgatgccaaccacagcaccactcttgtcgccttgaacttcgagaggttcttgaccagaacggggaatacggatgaccttctccttacataggatctctgcttgctgcttagataaccaatccataccaatgacgatgtcgaaactacccagaactataggaatgaggtcgatggagaaagtctgaccagcgaggataagaatacaaccctgaactatgtgtgtggcctctagacttttaccatttgctaattctacgacatgtttggtgtttaggagagttggtgcacgttttaacatttgactgactttaagagacacataactcgtatccgcacccgaatcaaacaatacagtaacataaaagtcgtcaagaagaaacttacccataactacgttgggatcgttcctggcatcaccctgccccagcacaaatgcacgacccctagcgccgttgttcccatcattgttgtttcccccattattgtttccgttgccttggttattgttgttgttattctggtttcggtttaactgagggcagtgtcttttgaagtgaccttcagcgccacaatgaaaacatcccttgttgccctgttgctgattctgcggtgtttgttgttgttgctgattctgattcgcaggccgcgggctcctacaattcttggcctcatgacccatcttgaggcacctctgacagcgacccttgttgcactggccactgtgatgcaTATTACAGTTGTTACaccttgggaggttccctcgataaccaccctgcctgtgactgcccgaagattgctgattagggctctgatagttgtcagtctttcgctgctgcacctgagactgaactgaagctgaacctttgctggaatccccctcccattttctcttgttgtcactgggggtaacaggagtagcagaagtggtaacggtagcagtagcgctgatgagcttaggcagcctgtcttgttccactgcttgatccgtgaggcgatgagcaaggcgttgaatagcctggatattatcaagattagccgatgtcacatggctttgaatttccggtgccaaccccttgagatacaactcaatgcgtctgataggagggtccaccatagttggacacagaacggccagctcgtttgatcttttagtataagcctcaatttctgacccagtcatcttcagatgaaagaactccacttctaacttgtagatgtcatcgcgtgtgcagtattcccatttaatcagctccttgaaatcattccaaggagtggcgttagcagctgccaatcccaaaagttggacttgcgcattccaccaagtcagcgcgattccttccagtgt
Above is a window of Helianthus annuus cultivar XRQ/B chromosome 14, HanXRQr2.0-SUNRISE, whole genome shotgun sequence DNA encoding:
- the LOC110908408 gene encoding ankyrin repeat-containing protein At5g02620 — protein: MALTEAEDLRVSSEVYEALTRGEEAKVIEICAGIPKGPLHTPTIHDDTVLSLATNLKKNDLALQLLDMVPMCDSHKLTWQNSGGHTMLHETGLNNKTVEAAAEMLARAPMLLGMTNRLGETALFTAASNGKTKIFNLLHRQVCRTTQGPDLKTFLQRDDKSTILHRAILSRNYFLAHEIASKHPHLMNEKDGDEMTPLQLLSCSPPVFGPKTFFKCMIYKLIDVDFEDTNKIFPWLKKLKKEKHRCEWALKLVKVLVKADMSWQMTESWIKKGRSTVHLYGRRKSIAENEQMTGDMYKPDTPLLLATIHGCTEIVEEIVKVYPQAIEHIDHEGRNILSLAILHRRIEIIDLVDRLNIQKTRVRRNIDNYGNTLLHLVGEKVDNPTEDLKGPALVLQEDALLFKRVKETCITLDTMRLNSKGKTAEQVFFESNNKLRAEAKEWMSENAKNCSIVAVLIATVAFAAAYTVPGGPDSKTGHPVLKNQPLFLIFTIADAISLSSSLTSVIIFLNIVTSSFHFKDFEKSLFQKLHLGLTLLIISVAMMMVAFAATLILTISSGRKWTDITLYSVSFFPVLIFVFTYIKFYKQLGGAIYHAFKQMAEATLSHYHNPRLEGWCYNRHSRRQTVGSV